In Solanum pennellii chromosome 7, SPENNV200, the following are encoded in one genomic region:
- the LOC107026234 gene encoding transcription factor TCP4-like has protein sequence MAETSRLGIRNTVGEIVEVQGGHIVRSTGRKDRHSKVCTAKGPRDRRVRLSAHTAIQFYDVQDRLGYDRPSKAVDWLIKKAKPAIDELAELPAWKPTIGTASAAAANINLEQEQAQKQQEDNNFAFQQGNVSLFDNVAGPSSKRAMESNTASFLPPSLESDAIADTIKSFFPMGSSTSANSSAMQFHSFQEPHMLSRANSQNQDLSLSLQFQDPIMLHHQNQQTQHHNQTNHREQEQVQVQAPAHFGGNTPHGFDTSGWSMHQRLGSWSDSREIGPGGSGGAVTGPGGYLFNSPPAPALLQQLFGQNQFFSQRGPLQSSNTSSVRAWIDPSAIAIASGDPSNHHQAALPMYPSTIPGYGFASEVGGFSGFRIPARIQGEEEEHDGISDKPSSASSDSRH, from the coding sequence ATGGCAGAAACGTCAAGATTGGGTATAAGGAATACTGTAGGAGAGATTGTAGAAGTTCAAGGAGGTCACATTGTGAGGTCTACGGGGCGGAAAGACCGCCACAGCAAGGTTTGCACAGCCAAAGGCCCCAGAGATCGCCGTGTGCGTCTCTCTGCTCATACTGCTATTCAGTTTTACGATGTTCAAGACCGCCTTGGTTATGATAGACCTAGTAAAGCTGTGGATTGGCTTATCAAAAAGGCAAAACCCGCCATTGATGAGCTAGCTGAGTTACCTGCCTGGAAACCTACAATTGGTACTGCATCTGCTGCTGCTGCTAACATTAATCTTGAACAGGAACAGGCTCAAAAACAGCAAGAAGATAACAACTTTGCATTTCAACAAGGAAATGTTAGTTTGTTTGATAATGTTGCTGGCCCTTCAAGTAAAAGAGCAATGGAAAGTAATACTGCTAGCTTTCTGCCTCCATCTTTAGAATCTGATGCTATTGCTGATACTATCAAATCTTTTTTCCCAATGGGTTCTTCAACCTCAGCTAACTCTTCAGCTATGCAATTCCATAGCTTCCAAGAACCCCATATGTTATCAAGAGCCAATAGCCAGAACCAAGATTTGAGTCTCTCTTTACAGTTTCAAGATCCTATTATGCTTCACCATCAAAACCAGCAAACTCAACACCATAACCAAACTAACCATAGGGAACAAGAGCAAGTGCAGGTTCAAGCACCAGCCCACTTTGGAGGAAACACCCCACATGGTTTTGACACCTCTGGCTGGTCTATGCATCAGAGACTTGGTTCTTGGAGTGACAGTAGAGAAATTGGCCCTGGTGGTAGTGGTGGAGCAGTAACAGGACCTGGTGGGTACTTGTTCAATTCGCCACCAGCACCGGCGCTGCTGCAGCAGCTATTCGGTCAAAATCAGTTTTTTTCTCAGAGGGGACCCCTTCAGTCCAGTAACACATCTTCGGTTCGAGCATGGATCGACCCATCAGCGATAGCAATTGCCTCAGGTGATCCAAGTAATCACCATCAAGCTGCATTACCAATGTATCCATCAACAATTCCTGGTTATGGATTTGCCTCTGAAGTAGGCGGATTCTCTGGGTTTCGTATTCCTGCTCGAATCCAAGGTGAAGAAGAGGAGCACGATGGCATTTCCGATAAGCCATCCTCTGCTTCCTCTGATTCTCGCCATTGA
- the LOC107025944 gene encoding uncharacterized protein LOC107025944 isoform X2, with translation MAEAIMTIEEHNNTSNSGSKKLKQKRVPQRGLGVAQLERIRLEEQQIKDEILPTKSIVKSQDSTFRALKSSTVLKNCDFRLNSSAPFVDNLSPKKGLESTKQVNVSEGYDDDDDHDCSTLCSEKFSSEKDHQDEKVYHHGVVIQSPIFALPQYQQPVCSSSMVNISSGISSSSVKNYQMEPPSNQSYPGYNYLPLWPEEVKRVGIKRPYPFPPEFPPVPTFHCKFPPRYDSPVCTANSESRTYLKREVPLKSRNVVRQKRALNGDFLTLAPPTAVGAVNQQHPQNIELFKFETLPFQFLKSLALGQA, from the exons atgGCTGAGGCAATAATGACAATAGAAGAACATAATAATACTAGTAATAGTGGTAGTAAAAAGTTGAAGCAAAAAAGAGTTCCACAAAGAGGATTAGGTGTTGCTCAACTTGAGAGGATTAGATTAGAGGAAcaacaaataaaagatgaaattttgCCAACAAAATCAATTGTTAAATCACAAGATTCAACTTTTAGGGCTTTAAAATCATCAACAGttttgaaaaattgtgactttagATTGAATTCATCAGCCCCATTTGTTGATAATTTGAGTCCAAAAAAGGGTTTGGAATCTACAAAACAAGTGAATGTGAGTGAAGggtatgatgatgatgatgatcatgaTTGCTCTACATTGTGTAGTGAAAAGTTTAGTTCTGAGAAAGATCATCAAGATGAGAAGGTGTATCATCATGGTGTTGTTATTCAATCCCCGATTTTCGCCTTGCCACAATATCAACAACCTGTTTGTTCTTCATCAATG GTGAATATCTCATCAGGTATTTCATCATCATCTGTTAAAAATTATCAGATGGAGCCCCCTTCAAACCAAAGTTACCCCGGCTATAACTATTTACCTCTATGGCCCGAAGAAGTGAAG AGGGTTGGCATAAAAAGACCATATCCATTCCCTCCAGAGTTCCCACCTGTCCCTACATTTCACTGCAAATTTCCTCCGCGCTATGATTCCCCAGTGTGCACAGCAAATTCAGAGTCAAGAACTTATCTTAAAAG AGAAGTTCCTTTAAAATCAAGGAATGTTGTTAGACAAAAGAGAGCTCTCAATGGAGATTTTCTCACATTGGCTCCTCCAACAGCTGTTGGTGCAGTAAATCAGCAACATCCTCAGAACATCGAGCTGTTTAAATTCGAGACTCTACCCTTTCAA TTCCTGAAGAGTCTAGCACTAGGTCAAGCCTAA
- the LOC107025944 gene encoding uncharacterized protein LOC107025944 isoform X1: protein MAEAIMTIEEHNNTSNSGSKKLKQKRVPQRGLGVAQLERIRLEEQQIKDEILPTKSIVKSQDSTFRALKSSTVLKNCDFRLNSSAPFVDNLSPKKGLESTKQVNVSEGYDDDDDHDCSTLCSEKFSSEKDHQDEKVYHHGVVIQSPIFALPQYQQPVCSSSMVNISSGISSSSVKNYQMEPPSNQSYPGYNYLPLWPEEVKRVGIKRPYPFPPEFPPVPTFHCKFPPRYDSPVCTANSESRTYLKREVPLKSRNVVRQKRALNGDFLTLAPPTAVGAVNQQHPQNIELFKFETLPFQEVPEESSTRSSLNRSVQQRVFRFFPPPNVQLGQPGNSHGEVGGKVDLNLKL, encoded by the exons atgGCTGAGGCAATAATGACAATAGAAGAACATAATAATACTAGTAATAGTGGTAGTAAAAAGTTGAAGCAAAAAAGAGTTCCACAAAGAGGATTAGGTGTTGCTCAACTTGAGAGGATTAGATTAGAGGAAcaacaaataaaagatgaaattttgCCAACAAAATCAATTGTTAAATCACAAGATTCAACTTTTAGGGCTTTAAAATCATCAACAGttttgaaaaattgtgactttagATTGAATTCATCAGCCCCATTTGTTGATAATTTGAGTCCAAAAAAGGGTTTGGAATCTACAAAACAAGTGAATGTGAGTGAAGggtatgatgatgatgatgatcatgaTTGCTCTACATTGTGTAGTGAAAAGTTTAGTTCTGAGAAAGATCATCAAGATGAGAAGGTGTATCATCATGGTGTTGTTATTCAATCCCCGATTTTCGCCTTGCCACAATATCAACAACCTGTTTGTTCTTCATCAATG GTGAATATCTCATCAGGTATTTCATCATCATCTGTTAAAAATTATCAGATGGAGCCCCCTTCAAACCAAAGTTACCCCGGCTATAACTATTTACCTCTATGGCCCGAAGAAGTGAAG AGGGTTGGCATAAAAAGACCATATCCATTCCCTCCAGAGTTCCCACCTGTCCCTACATTTCACTGCAAATTTCCTCCGCGCTATGATTCCCCAGTGTGCACAGCAAATTCAGAGTCAAGAACTTATCTTAAAAG AGAAGTTCCTTTAAAATCAAGGAATGTTGTTAGACAAAAGAGAGCTCTCAATGGAGATTTTCTCACATTGGCTCCTCCAACAGCTGTTGGTGCAGTAAATCAGCAACATCCTCAGAACATCGAGCTGTTTAAATTCGAGACTCTACCCTTTCAA GAAGTTCCTGAAGAGTCTAGCACTAGGTCAAGCCTAAACAGATCAGTTCAACAACGCGTTTTCAGATTCTTCCCACCTCCGAACGTGCAACTTGGACAACCAGGAAACAGTCATGGTGAAGTAGGAGGGAAAGTTGATCTTAATCTGAAGCTATAG
- the LOC107025942 gene encoding sodium/calcium exchanger NCL-like, protein MRRSPNMVPKSFFTLLILFILSTAVYGGRVIVDQSSSDLVSDGVHGGGGRNSTSIGRERGIISLFAAPVEEACEQSYGFLPCTKTALGNVFLIVVYGYLMFTAATYLSSGSELLLEILGPGLIGGLFLPILGALPDAMLILVSGITGSAAEAQSQVSVGIGLLAGSTVMLLTAIWGTCCIVGKCDIVNSIAVDLKDTKGLSFTGSGVSTDIWTSYAAMIMAVSVLPFIVVQLPQIFHSNSGRHLSVLIALIISLSLLLSYCLYQVFQPWIQTRRLAYVKHKHVISGILKHLKKHALGRLFTDHGTPNIEVLEKLFNAIDENGDKHLSHSELRALVVGIRLEEINLDENDAIAKVMKDFDTSLDEQVDLHEFITGVEKWLYEAKSTNGSSAQAGPNTINYIDDFHEETRREHSLLGEDQSDEIVEGVENPQKIAIKAALLLLLGTIIAAVFADPLVDAVNNFSSATSIPSFFISFIALPLATNSSEAVSAIIFATRKKQRSASLTFSELYGAVTMNNLLCLSVFLAIVYARGLTWNFSSEVLVILIVCIVIGVLGSIRTTFPLWTSLIAFAFYPFSLVLVYVLDYVFGWS, encoded by the exons ATGAGAAGATCTCCAAATATGGTCCCCAAATCGTTCTTCACTCTCCTAATTCTCTTCATTTTATCTACCGCCGTGTACGGCGGCCGGGTAATCGTCGATCAGTCATCGTCGGATCTCGTCTCCGATGGAGTTCACGGCGGCGGAGGCAGAAATAGTACTAGTATTGGCCGTGAAAGAGGGATAATATCGCTATTTGCTGCACCAGTAGAAGAGGCATGTGAACAGAGCTATGGATTTTTGCCGTGCACTAAAACTGCTCTGGGAAATGTGTTCCTTATTGTTGTGTATGGTTACCTTATGTTTACGGCGGCTACGTATCTCTCCTCCGGTAGTGAGTTATTGCTTGAAATTTTAGGGCCGGGTCTAATCGGTGGACTTTTCCTGCCGATTCTCGGTGCTCTTCCTGATGCTATGCTTATTCTCG tATCCGGGATCACTGGAAGTGCTGCAGAAGCTCAGAGCCAGGTCTCTGTAGGAATAGGCTTGTTAGCTGGGTCGACAGTGATGCTTCTTACTGCGATATGGGGAACCTGTTGCATTGTTGGCAAGTGTGATATAGTAAATTCTATTGCTGTGGACTTGAAAGACACTAAAGGGCTCAGTTTTACTG GTTCCGGTGTTAGTACTGATATCTGGACAAGCTATGCTGCAATGATCATGGCCGTATCTGTTCTTCCATTTATTGTTGTGCAGTTACCACAGATCTTCCATTCAAATTCAGGAAGACATTTATCTGTCTTGATAGCTCTTATCATATCATTGTCGCTGCTCCTTTCTTATTGTCTTTATCAG GTCTTTCAGCCTTGGATACAAACACGAAGACTTGCTTATGTAAAACACAAGCATGTTATATCAGGAATCTTGAAGCATTTAAAAAAGCACGCATTAGGGAGGCTTTTCACAGATCATGGAACACCAAATATAGAAGTTTTAGAAAA GCTGTTCAATGCAATTGATGAAAATGGTGATAAACATCTTTCCCATTCTGAATTAAGAGCTCTGGTCGTAGGAATCCGTCTTGAGGAGATTAACTTAGATGAAAATGATGCAATAGCAAAGGTTATGAAGGACTTCGATACGTCTCTTGATGAACAAGTTGATCTGCATGAATTCATTACTGGAGTTGAAAAATGGCTTTATGAAGCCAAGAGTACTAATGGTTCTTCTGCTCAGGCTGGTCCTAATACCATCAACTACATTGATGATTTTCATGAG GAAACAAGGAGAGAGCACAGTCTCTTGGGGGAGGATCAAAGTGATGAAATTGTTGAGGGTGTCGAGAATCCTCAAAAAATTGCTATTAAGGCCgcgttattgttgttgttgggtACCATTATTGCTGCTGTCTTTGCTGATCCTTTGGTGGATGCTGTTAACAATTTCTCCAGTGCCACAAGTATTCCATCTTTCTTCATCTCATTCATTGCACTGCCTCTGGCAACAAACTCCAGTGAGGCAGTGTCGGCTATAATTTTTGCTACCCGGAAAAAGCAGAGATCTGCGTCATTAACATTTTCTGAG TTATATGGAGCTGTGACTATGAACAATCTCCTTTGTCTGTCAGTCTTCTTGGCTATTGTTTACGCCCGAGGTCTAACATGGAACTTCTCATCTGAAGTGCTGGTTATCCTAATTGTTTGCATTGTTATTGGGGTCTTAGGGAGCATCCGCACCACCTTTCCTCTGTGGACTAGTTTGATAGCTTTTGCTTTTTATCCGTTCTCCCTTGTACTCGTGTATGTTCTTGACTACGTCTTTGGTTGGTCATAG